One window of the Microbispora sp. ZYX-F-249 genome contains the following:
- a CDS encoding NUDIX hydrolase, with product MPPSPDHIRATAKAYLGRHPGERQLLEPLFTALADALDPTHRKTFPAHVTCSAIVLDDADRVLHIRHNATGKFLAPGGHIEQGDQDLVHAALRELSEETGIPSDAVVPLRGFETVPLDIDVHEIDANPAKGEPGHQHVDFRFVFRLKAQRSLTLKTEEVSGYEWRSFQGAASPTVRAKLALLPRPARS from the coding sequence ATGCCGCCGTCCCCGGACCACATACGCGCCACAGCGAAGGCCTACCTCGGCCGGCACCCCGGGGAGCGGCAGCTTCTCGAACCGCTGTTCACCGCTCTGGCAGACGCGCTGGACCCCACGCACCGCAAGACTTTCCCAGCTCACGTCACCTGCAGCGCCATCGTTCTCGACGACGCCGACCGAGTGCTCCACATCCGCCACAACGCGACAGGCAAGTTCCTCGCACCGGGGGGACACATCGAACAGGGCGACCAGGACCTCGTTCACGCCGCCCTGCGCGAGCTCTCCGAGGAGACCGGCATCCCCAGCGACGCGGTCGTCCCCCTACGGGGGTTTGAGACGGTTCCCCTCGACATCGACGTACATGAGATCGACGCCAACCCCGCCAAGGGCGAACCGGGACACCAGCACGTCGACTTCCGCTTCGTCTTCCGGCTCAAGGCGCAGCGCTCGCTGACGCTCAAGACCGAGGAGGTCAGCGGCTACGAGTGGCGGTCGTTTCAGGGAGCCGCCTCACCGACCGTCCGCGCCAAGCTGGCCCTCCTTCCACGTCCTGCACGTTCCTGA
- a CDS encoding 3-deoxy-manno-octulosonate cytidylyltransferase: MVADPAAQPRTVRRHIAIIPCRWGASRFPGKPLAPLGDKPLLWHVHQRCMEATRLDGVLVATDDERIEAVCRELGIECMRTGEHLTGTDRVAECAARVSADAYINVQGDEPFIAPAAIDAVSDALHHLTVGTLAVNAYTELDDAGAVLDHNVVKVVLGAGGNALMFSRQPIPYPRGARPTYLRQLGLYGFTGEALRQFRQLPQGPLERTEGVEMLRFIEHGYGVRMLPVADEGVAVDTPEDLARAFKLLCNRIDEPDDAAMSISQVAPPRR; the protein is encoded by the coding sequence ATGGTCGCCGATCCAGCAGCACAGCCACGCACCGTGCGTCGCCACATAGCGATCATCCCTTGCCGGTGGGGGGCCTCGCGCTTCCCCGGCAAGCCCTTGGCCCCGCTGGGGGACAAGCCTCTGCTGTGGCATGTGCACCAACGCTGCATGGAGGCCACGCGTCTCGACGGTGTGCTGGTCGCGACAGACGACGAACGCATCGAGGCCGTTTGCCGCGAACTGGGCATCGAATGCATGCGCACTGGAGAACACCTCACCGGCACCGACCGCGTCGCGGAATGCGCTGCACGCGTTTCCGCCGACGCCTACATCAACGTCCAGGGCGATGAGCCGTTCATCGCGCCGGCCGCGATCGATGCCGTCTCCGACGCTCTCCACCACCTCACCGTCGGCACACTCGCGGTGAACGCTTACACGGAACTGGACGACGCCGGCGCCGTCCTCGATCACAACGTCGTGAAAGTCGTGCTGGGAGCCGGTGGAAACGCCTTGATGTTCTCGCGCCAACCGATCCCCTATCCGCGAGGGGCCCGCCCGACGTATCTGCGTCAACTGGGGCTCTACGGCTTCACCGGTGAGGCTCTCCGCCAGTTCCGGCAGCTCCCGCAAGGGCCGCTGGAGCGAACCGAGGGTGTGGAGATGCTGCGCTTCATCGAGCACGGGTACGGCGTTCGGATGCTTCCCGTTGCCGACGAAGGCGTGGCAGTCGACACACCCGAGGACCTCGCAAGGGCGTTCAAACTCCTATGTAACCGAATCGATGAGCCAGACGATGCCGCAATGAGTATTTCACAGGTGGCCCCACCGAGACGATAG
- a CDS encoding ABC transporter ATP-binding protein: protein MADETTVTDNETGPEQHSEELRFNYNGGDTSELAQHLTGRSLSARLPTLVRRSFSLAWAVDRRSTLALLACQVVSGLLEALGLFATTTALSALIQSAQDPAQLRAAVPSVAILGGAAGSRAVLGIAIQSLSHRLAPRISREAEYRMLEAATNAEMAAYDHPGFNDRYDKADRGVEVSRDMIGQSQNLVSSAATLIAAAVVIAALAPILLPLLALTAVPQAAASVAGERVAYLATLRTFHDRRMLNMLRWHLTHKDQADQIRTDTLAPYLLDKYRASGVRVDRTNDQAAWQRARINLVGSAVSGLASALMWAGVMLLLGTGHISAAAAGTLVFTLRSASRGLYGIVGYGTDLMRTGRYMDDWESFVEEAAGQRLDRGDIVPDRPRHVALHQVTFRYPDADRDTLHEVEFEVRRGEIVAVVGENGSGKTTLMKLLSGLNLPTSGVVTWDGVSTRDLDPHALWKQCAVVPQEFARWPMTARENIHLGQPQPEGDDAVRRAATASGADSVISVLRSGLDTLLAREWWGGQALSSGQWQRIAGARAIHRDAGLLVMDEPTSDLDARAEHRIFTGLRQLARDRAIVLVTHNLANTVVADRIVVMADGRVTAEGPFSELISQPGLFRDLWLLQQDRGNPAI from the coding sequence GTGGCCGACGAGACAACCGTCACCGACAACGAAACCGGCCCTGAACAGCACAGCGAGGAGCTGAGGTTCAACTACAACGGCGGCGACACCAGCGAGTTGGCCCAGCACCTGACCGGGCGCAGCCTTAGCGCCCGCCTGCCCACGCTGGTCCGTCGCTCCTTCTCCCTGGCCTGGGCGGTGGATCGGCGCTCGACGCTCGCTCTGCTGGCCTGCCAGGTCGTCTCAGGCCTGTTGGAGGCGCTCGGCCTGTTCGCGACCACCACGGCGCTCAGCGCGCTGATCCAGTCCGCTCAGGACCCCGCTCAGCTGCGCGCGGCCGTGCCCTCCGTGGCGATCCTGGGCGGGGCGGCCGGTTCACGAGCGGTCCTGGGCATCGCGATCCAGTCCTTATCGCACCGGCTCGCGCCGCGGATCTCGCGTGAGGCGGAGTACCGCATGCTGGAGGCGGCCACCAACGCCGAGATGGCCGCCTACGACCACCCCGGCTTCAACGACCGCTACGACAAGGCCGACCGGGGAGTCGAGGTCAGCCGCGACATGATCGGCCAGTCACAGAACCTGGTCTCCTCGGCGGCCACGCTGATCGCCGCAGCCGTGGTCATCGCCGCGCTCGCCCCGATCCTGCTGCCGCTGCTCGCGCTCACCGCGGTGCCCCAGGCCGCGGCCTCCGTAGCGGGCGAACGGGTCGCCTATTTGGCGACGCTGAGGACGTTCCACGATCGCCGCATGCTGAACATGCTGCGCTGGCACCTGACCCACAAGGACCAGGCCGACCAGATCCGCACCGACACCCTGGCCCCCTACTTGCTGGACAAATACCGGGCCAGCGGCGTGCGGGTGGACCGCACCAACGATCAAGCCGCCTGGCAGCGCGCCAGGATCAACCTTGTGGGTTCCGCCGTCAGCGGCCTCGCCTCGGCGCTGATGTGGGCCGGCGTGATGCTGCTGCTCGGCACCGGTCATATCAGCGCCGCTGCCGCCGGCACGCTCGTCTTCACGCTACGCTCGGCTTCCCGCGGCCTGTACGGCATCGTCGGGTACGGAACCGATCTGATGCGCACCGGCCGATACATGGACGACTGGGAGTCTTTCGTCGAGGAGGCGGCCGGGCAACGTCTGGACCGGGGGGACATCGTGCCGGACCGTCCCCGGCATGTCGCCCTCCACCAGGTGACCTTCCGTTACCCTGACGCTGATCGCGACACTCTGCACGAGGTGGAATTCGAGGTCCGGCGGGGAGAGATCGTCGCCGTGGTGGGCGAGAACGGCTCGGGCAAGACCACGCTGATGAAACTGCTGTCGGGGCTCAACCTGCCCACCTCCGGGGTGGTCACCTGGGACGGGGTCAGCACCCGTGATCTGGACCCGCACGCCTTGTGGAAGCAGTGCGCGGTCGTGCCGCAGGAGTTCGCCCGCTGGCCGATGACCGCGCGGGAGAACATCCACCTCGGCCAGCCCCAGCCTGAGGGAGACGACGCGGTACGGCGGGCGGCTACCGCCAGTGGCGCCGACTCGGTGATCAGCGTGCTGCGGAGCGGCTTGGACACGCTGCTTGCGCGTGAATGGTGGGGCGGTCAGGCCCTGTCCTCCGGGCAGTGGCAGCGCATCGCAGGCGCCCGGGCGATCCACCGAGACGCCGGCCTGCTGGTGATGGACGAGCCCACCTCCGACTTGGACGCCCGAGCCGAGCACCGCATCTTCACCGGATTGCGTCAGCTCGCCCGAGACCGAGCGATCGTGCTCGTCACGCACAATCTCGCCAACACGGTCGTCGCCGACCGGATCGTGGTCATGGCAGACGGGCGTGTGACGGCCGAGGGTCCCTTCTCCGAACTAATCTCCCAGCCCGGGCTCTTTCGCGACCTCTGGCTCCTGCAGCAAGACCGCGGAAACCCCGCCATATAG
- a CDS encoding adenosylhomocysteinase yields the protein MESPERARLDAFFRRVTEQFPAGGPITSLIITHLLSERPAFLRAMATTSTVGAVLPKPKSVDQQTLEVVQSVYTVNHLSRELFADSTRALDYVEDTAGGQDVVLVDIGGYFAPSLSTLVEKFSGRVLGVVEDTENGHQRYAALGHLPCPVVSVARSPLKDCEDHLVGRSIVFSADALVRARGDILTSRNACVLGFGKVGRAIAQTLRANDLRVTVYDTDPVRRVQAHSQGFHTTATTAEAVRDAELVLCATGNLALRQHDFAALRNGAYLASVTSSEDELELTALHELYQRIPVGEQLTRYEITGHYFYVLADGGAVNFVHGAAVGTYIHLVQAEILAATAALSHGRFQPGLHSMPTTDRQAIAKIWLDHFDR from the coding sequence GTGGAGAGTCCTGAGCGAGCACGACTCGACGCCTTCTTCCGGCGCGTCACCGAGCAATTCCCCGCCGGCGGCCCGATCACCTCACTCATCATCACGCACCTGCTCTCCGAGCGTCCGGCATTCCTGCGCGCGATGGCCACGACCTCGACAGTCGGTGCCGTACTGCCCAAGCCCAAGTCCGTCGACCAGCAGACGCTGGAAGTGGTCCAGAGCGTCTACACCGTCAACCACCTCAGCAGGGAACTGTTCGCCGACTCCACCCGTGCGCTGGACTACGTGGAGGACACGGCAGGCGGGCAGGACGTCGTCCTAGTGGACATCGGCGGTTACTTCGCTCCCAGCCTCAGCACGCTGGTCGAGAAGTTCTCCGGCCGTGTCCTCGGCGTCGTGGAGGACACGGAGAACGGGCACCAGCGGTACGCGGCGCTCGGCCACTTACCGTGTCCCGTCGTCTCGGTGGCCCGCTCCCCCCTCAAGGACTGCGAGGACCACCTCGTGGGCCGGTCCATCGTCTTCTCCGCCGACGCTCTGGTCCGGGCCCGCGGCGACATCCTGACCAGCCGAAACGCCTGCGTCCTCGGCTTCGGTAAGGTCGGGCGCGCCATCGCGCAGACACTTCGGGCCAATGACCTGCGGGTCACGGTCTACGACACGGACCCCGTCCGGCGGGTGCAGGCGCACTCCCAGGGCTTCCACACGACAGCGACCACCGCCGAGGCGGTCAGGGACGCCGAACTCGTCCTGTGCGCCACCGGAAACCTCGCACTGCGCCAGCACGACTTCGCCGCCCTGCGCAACGGCGCCTACCTCGCTTCGGTGACCTCCTCGGAAGACGAGCTGGAACTCACAGCCCTCCACGAGCTCTACCAGCGCATCCCCGTGGGGGAACAGCTGACGCGCTACGAGATCACCGGTCACTACTTCTACGTGCTCGCCGACGGCGGCGCCGTCAACTTCGTACATGGAGCAGCCGTCGGCACCTACATCCACCTCGTCCAGGCCGAGATACTCGCCGCCACCGCCGCCCTCAGCCACGGCCGCTTCCAACCCGGCCTGCACAGCATGCCCACGACCGACCGCCAGGCCATCGCCAAGATCTGGCTCGACCACTTCGACAGGTGA